The DNA window GTGCGATCGTAATAGCGGTGACGAGACAGGGAAGCAAGACCCCGGCGAGGTAGACGGCGACCAGCACCTCGAGCGCCGAGAGCGAGGCGACCCCCGTCGTGTCCGCGGTGAGCAGCGCGATGCCGTCCTTGCGGATCGCCGCGAAGACGACCGGCAACGCGGTCTCGGCGGGCAGTCCAAACACGGCCATCGCCGGCTCGAGAACGGTCCCGAATCGCTCGAGCGCGCCGACGTACTCTAAGAGCGCGGCGACGACGCAGATTCCCGCGAAGACGGGGAGTGCCGTCGTGAGGAAACTCGCGAGCGACCGACGCGCCTCGCGCCAGATCGCACGAGGTCGGGGCCACTCGAGAAACGTTCGGCGGCTGACGGCGAGATCGGTCGTTCGGGCCTCGAGTGGCGCAATCAGGCGAACGTAGAGGAGCGTCGTCGCGACGAGAATTGCGAGATAGGGGCCGACGAGCCAGGGCATGCCGACGGCGGCGAAGACGGCGAGGGTGGCGGGGAACTGGTAGGAACACGCCGACCCGAACGAGATGGCCGAGATCGTCGTACAGCGCGTGCAGTCCGAGCAGCCGCGGGTACTCGTCACCGCTGGGACGTTACAACCGAATCCCATGACGACTCGAACGAGGTCTCGCCCGGTGAGTCCAATCCGGCGCATAACCGGGTGAAGCGCCGTCGTGACGCGCATCGTCAGCCCACTCGCCGAGTACGCACCCATGAACAGGGCGAAGATGAGCATGGTCGGCAGCGCCCAGACGAACAGGAACGGCCCCATCGCGAGCAGGCCGTACTCACCGCCCAGCACGGCCGCGAGCGGTCCCGGCAGTGACGTCGCGTACGCGATTGGTCCCTCGAGTGCGCTGTCGACGAGCGGGTCGAGTTCTCCAGCGACGGTGTTCGCGAACCAGACGGCGACCAGCGCGGGCAATACGAGGACGAGTGCACCCGCCATCGGGCCGAGGTACGGACGGTCGAAGACCCGTTTTCGTGGGTCGATTTCCCAGTCCGCCCGGACAGCAGTCTCGGCGGGGAACTCACCCGCGTGCTCGAGCGCGGTGATCACGTCGCGACCGTCCGCAGTCCGCCCCGACCCGTCCGTCGTTCCCACACCGCCTCCCGCTCGGACCCCACCGTCCGCCGCGACGCGGCCGAGACGTCGCGCATCGACGGGCATCACGGGAACGCCGAGGTCGGCCTCGAGGGACGCGACGACACCGCTGGCCTCGTCGATCGACTCGACTTTGTCCCAGTGAGTGACGACTACTGCACCCACCCGTCCCTGCACGAGCGGAAGCAAGTCGGCGAGATCCCGGTCGAGATCCGTCGCGGGGACGACGAGAACGACCGTCGCCGCACACTCGAGGGCGGCGAGCGCGTCTCGAGTCGTTTTCGTGTCCGCGTCGAGGGTGATTCCGGGCGTATCGACCACCTCGAGGGAGTCACTTCGATGGCCGTCGCGGCCGGAGCCGCGTCCGTCAACCCAGCCGCGAGCGCCGACTTCCCGACGCTCTCTTTGCCGATCAGGACGACGCGGTCGCGATTCGTTCCAGTCATTCAGCGTCGCTCCTCGTCGTTCTCGGGACCTGTCGTCCTCAGCGACCCTCGTTTCACTCGAGCGGTACAGGCTGTCTCTTGGATCATTCGTGACCGCATCTCAAACGCACACTTAATAATTCTACTGCTATAGATAATAACTACTATTAGTACAGAGTCAATATTGTTAATCGAATGCCCGATAACTCGATTCCCGTCACGGTACTATCCGGGATACTCGGTGCGGGGAAAACGACCGTTCTGAACCACGTCCTCCGCGAGAGCGGCGAGAGAGAGCTCGCCGTTCTCGTCAACGACATGGGTGAGGTGAACGTGGACGCCGAACTCGTCGCCGAGTCTTCGGATATCGCGGACGAAGACGAAGAGCTCGTCGAACTTTCGAACGGCTGTATCTGCTGTGAACTCCGCGGCGACTTACTCGACGCCATCGGCGAACTCACTCGAGCGCGCGAGTTCGACGCCATCGTCGTCGAGTCGACCGGCGTCGCCGAGCCCCTTCCCGTCGCCCAGACGCTGACGCTCGGATTCGATCAGGCCGACCTCGATCCGACCGAGTTCTACGAGGAGACCGGCATCGAGCCACTCGAGGGCTGTCACCTCGATACGGCCGTCACAGTCGTCGACGCCCACCAGTTCCAGACGGCGATGGAATCAGACGAACTGCTCGACGACGACGGGACCGAGAAGCACCTCGGCGACCTCGTCGTCGAACAGGTCGAGTTCTGTGACGTCCTCCTCCTGAACAAGTGCGACCTCGTCGACGACGACACGCTCGCGGAAATCGAAGCGACGCTCGAGGTGCTCCAGCCGCGCGCCGGAATCGTTCGCACCGAACACGGCCGCGTAGACCCGACACACCTCGTCGACACTGGCCGGTTCGACTTCGACGCCGCCAGCCAGTCTGCGGGCTGGATCCGCGAACTCGAGGAGCCCCACGCGTCGGCCGAGGAAGAACACGGCGTCACCTCGTTCGTCTTCGAGGCGCGCCGGCCGTTTCATCCCGAGCGTTTCGCCGACCTCCTCGATAGATTCCCCGACGCAGTCGTTCGAGCGAAAGGTCACTTCTGGATCGCGAGTGGCGGGGACGAACGGAGCGAGTCCTCGAGTGAGCGAACGAGGGCTGCGGGGTCCGAGCAACGCGAGGACCCCGGTGAAGAGAGCGGTGCAACCGCGAACGCGGAACGGATCGTGAGCCGCGAGGACGAGGCGTTTACGTTCAACGTGGCCGGGCAGTCGATCCGCGTCGGCCCCGGCGGGCGATGGGTCGATTCACTCCCGGCCGAGGAGCGTCGCGAGCACCTTGAGGAGAATTCCGAACTCGAGGCCCACTGGCACGAGCGCTGGGGTGATCGCAATACACGACTCGTCGTCATCGGCACCGAGATGGATCACGACTCGCTTCGAGCCGACCTCCGTGCGTGTCTGGCTACCGACGACGAACTGGCGTCCGACTCGACGTTCGAGGATCGGTTCCCGACGTTCGAGCCACCAGAAGCCGATCTCGAGGCCGAAACCGAAGCAGACACCGATGGCAGCGAGATGGCGGACCGACCCGAGAACGACGACCAGCGTGAGCACGCACACGACCGCACGGAGGAACTCGGCATTGCAGACTGACTCACTCCCACGATGACCGACGGAAACACCGACGGCGAAACCGAGCCAGACGCCAGCTCCAACAGTACCGGTAGTACTGATAGTACCAATAGGACCGAGAGGATGCACTCGAGGACGGCTTCCGAGCCAACGTCGCCGGATGGCGACGTGTCGCCGTGTTATCAGGCGTACGTCGAGCGAAACGAAACGCGTCCCGACACCTGTACCATCTACTCGTCGGTGACGGCCGCCACGCTCGAGGAGACGTGGATCCGGGCAACCGGTTCGGCGTTCGTCTCTCGAGACGAAATTCGATAGCCGGGGACGTATCGAACACAGAACAGCCAACGCGACGAACCCTACAGCCAACCCAACGAACCCTACAGCCAACCCAACGAACTCAGCAGCCAACCCAACGAATCCACGATGTCAACGCCATTCCAGACCGCCGTCAAATCAGCTGTCCACCACACCACCCGCCGTGAGGCCATCGATAGGCTGGCCGAACGGGACGAACACAGAAATCTCGCGTTGCTCGTCCAGATGGGCGGCCTTCGCGGGGAGTTTCGCCGTCAGGCACTCGAGTGCCTGAACGATCGGAACGCGAGTAACGAACTCGAGGAACTGGCCGAGGATACGACGCTCGAGCCGTCGTTGCAGCGTCGAGCGGCGGACCTCGTCTGAGCACATTCAAGACGCCGGCGATGTACCGGCCGTCCTTTTTAAGAGTGTCTGTCATAGACACGCACGATGTCCTATAACTGCTCGAACTGCGACGAATCGTTCCGATCCGCTGCCGGTGTGACCCAGCACGTCGCACTGCACCACAACACCTGCGCCGTCTGCGACGACTCGTTCACCGAAACCGACGAGCTTCGCGAGCACATACACACGACGCACTAACAGTCGGCCGACGGTCACCCCTCGCCGACTTCGCTGTTTCCGTCACTTTCGCGCCTTCGCAGCCGTCGCTGTCGTCGCTACTGTCGTAACGTCTTCGGCGAGTGTGAAATCCGGGTCAACAGTCGCGGTTTCGGTCCGCTCGAGACTCGAGGCTCCTAGCAGTCACAGTACGACGGTTCACAGCACTCGAGGTCCTCGATGAACATCCGTTTCTCGCGATAGGCATCGAGTGGAGTCGTGTCGACCTCGAGTCGGTCACCAATGGCCTCGGCGACGACGGCGAAGCGCTGGCGGAACTTGTAGATGAAACAAAACTGCTGGCCCTCGTGAGCGACCTGCGGGCCGACGAGGAACAGGCCGGACGTCGCAGTCGATTCATCCTGGTCGGTGAGTTCGGGGAATCCGTGTTCGTCGACCTCGAACAGGTCGTCGACGAGCGTGAGACCCCCCTCGAACCCTGTCGAGAGAACCGGTGGCGTGCGCGAGTGAATCCGATCCCCGTCGTCGGTGACCACCGCGTAGCCAGCGCGCTCGACGGTCGAACCGGGCGTCTCAGGTCCGTCAGACGGGTCAGTTCGCGTCCCGACCCTCGCTTGACTCGAGAAATCCGTACCCGTTTCCTCGCGTTCGATTCGCTCGACGCGAGCGTCGGTGACGAGGGTTATCGGCTGCTCGGCGTCGAGTGCGGCCTCGAGTCGGTCCGTCGTTCGCGGGGAGAGAACCTCACTGGGGTCGGGGCTGCGATACTGCCACGGGCCGTCGGGATCTACGACGGTGACGGAGAGGCCGGCATCCGCCAACCCGAGTGCAGCGTCGATACCACTCTCTGCGCCGCCGACGATCACGACATCGTCAGCAGTCGGGGCGCTGACACCAGCGCCGTCGGCCGCAAGCGACGTCGCTTCGGGTTGGGAGGACACGGACGGCGTCGACTCCGTCACAGTCCGGTCGCTTTCGTCCGGCGAACCGCCCTCGCCCGGCCACTGATCAGCGTGGGCCGTCCACGAATCGATCGTCGACACGTGAATCGCATCGGACGCGCCGGGGATCGGCCCACTCGAGGGATACTGGTACTGTCCCGCTGCCCAGACGACGGACGCAGCCTCGAGTCGACCCTCGCTCGTCTCGAGGGTGAACCCGTCCGCGGCTGTCGCGTCGTCTCCGTCCGATGACTCCGACGATCCGGCGTCGGGGACGACGGCCTCGACGTCGACCCCCGTCTCGATCGGGAGTTCGTGAAACTCGGCGACGGCCTCGAGGTACTCGGCGTACTGGTCGCCGGTCGGGTGCTCGCTGTCGAGGGCGAGCGCCGGCGAGGTATCGAGCGTGATCGCGTTCAAATCACGAACGCCGAACGCGTTGGCCGGAAACGACGGCGTCAACAGCTCCATTTCCGCGGGCCACTGTCGAAACGAGGCACCGATACACTCGCGCTCGAGGACGACGTATTCGACGTCGAGTCGCTCGAGTGCGACTGCCGTACCGATGCCTGCGGGTCCAGCACCGACGATCGCGACGTCGAGTGTGCGTGAAAGCGTCATTCGGTACTCGCACTAGCCGACGCGTTATTAATAAATCTATTCTAGTTATTACTAATAATTCGTAGAAGTGGACCACATCATGGTATCGTTCTATTCTCAGACTCGTCCACAGAAAGCAGGACTTTTGACCACACGTCGACTGAATCACGTAGTGATGACTACATATCCGCTCGATCGGAGGTGGCTGCGATGACGACCGATGTCACTGAAATCACCGTCATTGGAGACGACGACACCGGGCTCATCGCTCGCGTGACCAGCCTCCTCTTCGAGCGCGGCATCAACATCGAAGACCTCGATCAGGCCGTTCGCGACGGCGTCTTTCGAATGTATCTGGCCGTCGACACCGAGGAGATGGTCTGTACGAAGGAGACGCTCCGGGCGGACCTCCACGACCTCGGCGACGACCTCGGACTCGACGTGCAAGTTCGCTTCCCCGCCGACCGCGACCACCAGCGAATCGCCGTCCTCGTCACGAAAGAGAGCCACTGTCTCGAGGCGATGTTCGAGGCGTGGGCCAACGACGAACTGGGGGCAGATATCGGCGTCGTCATCGGCAACCACGACGACCTCCAGCCACTCGCCGAACATTACGACGTGCCGTTTCACGACATCGGCGACGACGGCGGCCAACAGAACGAGGACGAACTCCTCGAGTTGCTCGCCGACTACGACGTCGATCTGATCGTCCTCGCCCGGTACATGCGGATCCTCAGCCCCAACGTCGTCTTTCGCTACGAGGATCGCATCATCAACATCCACCCGTCGCTGCTGCCAGCCTTCCCCGGCGCGGAAGCCTACCGGCAGGCCGTCGAAGAGGGCGTCCGCGTGGCCGGCGTCACCGCTCACTACGTGACCACCGACCTCGATCAGGGCCCGATCATCTCCCAGCGCGCGTTCGACGTGCCCGACGACGCCGACTTGGAGGTGATGAAAAACCGAGGGCAGCCACTCGAGGCGGATGCCCTCCTCGAGGCCGTCAAACTCCACCTCAACGGCGACGTCTCGGTCCACCGCGGCCGAACCTCTGTCAGAGAGAACGGCACCGAGTACCAACTCGGCCTCCCCGAAGAACTCGAGGAGTTCACGCCGGATCGACCGGTCGACGGTATCGGCAGCGCCGTCGCGAACAACCAATAACAGGAGAGAGTAGCGCGGTTTCTACATTTGGGAGTGTCGTCGAACTCGCGTTCAGGACAGACAGAGACCGTATTGCACCTGCTCGATCATCCAACACGCGGTGGCGCGTGCTGTCGACTGGCCGAACAACGGTGAGGTCAGTCGACGACAGCACGCGAGGGATGAGTGAGCGAACGCAGTGAGGGAGCGAATCGGCTGGGGAGGACGTGGAACTCCCTCGTGTCCACGATAGCAGGTAGTCTTACTCCAGCCATTCTCTCTGCGAATGCCACACCCAACTCGCACGTGTCGTTGCCGAGCCTATCTTTTCAAGATAAGCCGATCATTTCAATATTGACCGAGAGGGGTCGTGTTGCCAATTGAAAGCCACGTTACCAACTGAAAGCCACGTTACCAACTGAAAGTACACCGAGTGGCTCCGCGAATGA is part of the Natronorubrum sediminis genome and encodes:
- a CDS encoding GTP-binding protein, producing the protein MPDNSIPVTVLSGILGAGKTTVLNHVLRESGERELAVLVNDMGEVNVDAELVAESSDIADEDEELVELSNGCICCELRGDLLDAIGELTRAREFDAIVVESTGVAEPLPVAQTLTLGFDQADLDPTEFYEETGIEPLEGCHLDTAVTVVDAHQFQTAMESDELLDDDGTEKHLGDLVVEQVEFCDVLLLNKCDLVDDDTLAEIEATLEVLQPRAGIVRTEHGRVDPTHLVDTGRFDFDAASQSAGWIRELEEPHASAEEEHGVTSFVFEARRPFHPERFADLLDRFPDAVVRAKGHFWIASGGDERSESSSERTRAAGSEQREDPGEESGATANAERIVSREDEAFTFNVAGQSIRVGPGGRWVDSLPAEERREHLEENSELEAHWHERWGDRNTRLVVIGTEMDHDSLRADLRACLATDDELASDSTFEDRFPTFEPPEADLEAETEADTDGSEMADRPENDDQREHAHDRTEELGIAD
- a CDS encoding DUF7511 domain-containing protein, whose protein sequence is MHSRTASEPTSPDGDVSPCYQAYVERNETRPDTCTIYSSVTAATLEETWIRATGSAFVSRDEIR
- a CDS encoding C2H2-type zinc finger protein gives rise to the protein MSYNCSNCDESFRSAAGVTQHVALHHNTCAVCDDSFTETDELREHIHTTH
- a CDS encoding NAD(P)/FAD-dependent oxidoreductase, which translates into the protein MTLSRTLDVAIVGAGPAGIGTAVALERLDVEYVVLERECIGASFRQWPAEMELLTPSFPANAFGVRDLNAITLDTSPALALDSEHPTGDQYAEYLEAVAEFHELPIETGVDVEAVVPDAGSSESSDGDDATAADGFTLETSEGRLEAASVVWAAGQYQYPSSGPIPGASDAIHVSTIDSWTAHADQWPGEGGSPDESDRTVTESTPSVSSQPEATSLAADGAGVSAPTADDVVIVGGAESGIDAALGLADAGLSVTVVDPDGPWQYRSPDPSEVLSPRTTDRLEAALDAEQPITLVTDARVERIEREETGTDFSSQARVGTRTDPSDGPETPGSTVERAGYAVVTDDGDRIHSRTPPVLSTGFEGGLTLVDDLFEVDEHGFPELTDQDESTATSGLFLVGPQVAHEGQQFCFIYKFRQRFAVVAEAIGDRLEVDTTPLDAYREKRMFIEDLECCEPSYCDC
- a CDS encoding formyltetrahydrofolate deformylase, which gives rise to MTTDVTEITVIGDDDTGLIARVTSLLFERGINIEDLDQAVRDGVFRMYLAVDTEEMVCTKETLRADLHDLGDDLGLDVQVRFPADRDHQRIAVLVTKESHCLEAMFEAWANDELGADIGVVIGNHDDLQPLAEHYDVPFHDIGDDGGQQNEDELLELLADYDVDLIVLARYMRILSPNVVFRYEDRIINIHPSLLPAFPGAEAYRQAVEEGVRVAGVTAHYVTTDLDQGPIISQRAFDVPDDADLEVMKNRGQPLEADALLEAVKLHLNGDVSVHRGRTSVRENGTEYQLGLPEELEEFTPDRPVDGIGSAVANNQ